A window from Rhizosphaericola mali encodes these proteins:
- the ftsZ gene encoding cell division protein FtsZ: protein MLEFDIPKQQSSIIKVIGVGGGGSNAVNFMHSEGIDGVDFIICNTDAKALEQSAIANKIQLGPHLTQGLGAGANPEVGKQATEESLEEIQRILEVNTKMAFICAGMGGGTGTGGAPIIAKICQDLGILTVGIVTTPFSFEGPRRSAQAENGIKQLEPYVDTLLVISNDKLRMQYGNLKMKEAFSKADNVLATAAKCITDIINSRGHIIVDFNDVCTVMKNGGVAILGSSAVDGDDRAQRAIEEALNSPLLNDSDIRGAKWILLNVNTSEGEDECSMDEFETINNYVREQAGEATDVIMGIGYDNALNKKLGITLIATGFEHKDPFAKEDPRAAQKQKAEEEKVIFTLGGANGSSSVKKEDPYAPKMVENSNENNEIDGPVHLDLNLNEAEIVHPQFRKTPENVTNQFSPVQKPYENFGGYFKKEEPKATYNPFPQQTAEDLGLQYNSPEEPKFENSNSSNNNYTQPIEFEETDVEKQKRMAQDRIKKLRELQFNVNGSDPNNEYDTVPAYVRRNMDMFGDNSESSAENFYSKYQVKKDDKDNTNISSLNTFLDGKRPD, encoded by the coding sequence ATGTTAGAGTTTGATATTCCAAAGCAACAGTCTTCTATCATCAAAGTCATCGGTGTCGGTGGTGGTGGTAGTAATGCCGTTAATTTTATGCATTCTGAAGGCATTGATGGAGTTGATTTCATTATTTGCAATACAGATGCTAAAGCATTGGAACAAAGCGCTATCGCTAACAAAATACAACTCGGACCACACTTGACCCAAGGATTGGGTGCGGGTGCTAATCCTGAAGTTGGGAAACAAGCTACAGAAGAATCTTTGGAAGAGATTCAAAGAATTTTGGAAGTAAATACCAAGATGGCTTTCATCTGTGCTGGCATGGGTGGTGGTACTGGTACTGGTGGAGCTCCTATTATTGCAAAAATCTGTCAAGATTTGGGCATTTTAACTGTCGGTATTGTTACGACTCCATTTAGCTTTGAAGGACCAAGACGTTCTGCTCAAGCGGAAAACGGTATCAAACAATTGGAACCATACGTAGATACTTTGTTGGTGATAAGCAATGACAAATTAAGAATGCAATATGGCAATCTTAAAATGAAAGAAGCTTTCAGTAAAGCTGATAACGTATTGGCAACGGCTGCAAAATGTATTACTGATATTATTAATAGTCGCGGACATATCATCGTGGATTTCAATGATGTATGTACTGTTATGAAAAATGGTGGTGTTGCTATATTGGGTAGTTCTGCTGTGGATGGTGACGATCGTGCACAAAGAGCAATTGAAGAAGCATTAAATTCTCCATTATTGAATGATAGCGATATCCGTGGTGCAAAATGGATATTGTTAAATGTCAATACTTCAGAAGGTGAAGATGAATGTAGCATGGACGAATTTGAAACCATTAATAATTATGTACGTGAACAGGCTGGTGAAGCTACGGACGTAATTATGGGTATAGGTTATGATAATGCTTTGAATAAAAAATTGGGTATTACCTTAATTGCTACCGGATTTGAACATAAAGATCCATTTGCAAAAGAAGATCCAAGAGCTGCACAAAAGCAAAAAGCCGAAGAAGAAAAAGTTATTTTTACGTTGGGCGGAGCTAATGGAAGCTCTTCTGTTAAAAAAGAAGATCCTTATGCTCCTAAGATGGTAGAAAATAGTAATGAAAATAATGAAATTGACGGTCCAGTACATTTAGACCTAAATTTAAATGAAGCAGAGATCGTACATCCTCAATTTAGAAAAACTCCTGAAAATGTAACAAATCAATTTAGCCCGGTTCAAAAACCGTATGAAAATTTTGGTGGTTACTTTAAAAAGGAAGAGCCTAAAGCTACTTATAATCCATTTCCTCAACAAACAGCAGAAGATTTAGGGTTGCAATATAATAGTCCAGAAGAGCCAAAATTTGAAAATTCCAATTCTTCAAACAATAATTATACTCAACCAATCGAATTTGAAGAGACGGATGTGGAGAAACAAAAAAGAATGGCACAAGATCGTATTAAAAAATTAAGAGAATTGCAATTTAATGTAAATGGCAGTGATCCCAATAATGAATACGATACTGTTCCTGCATACGTGAGAAGAAATATGGATATGTTTGGTGACAATTCAGAATCTTCTGCAGAAAATTTTTACAGTAAGTATCAAGTGAAAAAAGACGATAAAGACAATACAAATATTTCTAGTCTTAATACTTTCTTAGACGGAAAAAGGCCAGATTAA
- a CDS encoding cell division protein FtsQ/DivIB, which produces MKKKIIFILWFVFAVLLIGFLFVGRSARQNAAGEEVKINIEGNNSLIFLDEKNIARILKQYGIVKGVETKKIDLAHVEHMLEKNPWIRHAKIYFDNDNNPCVSIEESEPIARVFALDGNSFYIDSACRKLPLRENVVTRVPVVTSFTSSNSKLSVPDSLLLRSVRNVSNFIVKDTFWNAFVGQVNITPDKNFEVVPIVGDAIVKIGNSDSLVAKFNRLYSFYKGSLLKTGFGKYETIDVRYNNQVVATLKGGAKAQAKDTTTLKAIAAIRGLPQNTVAEESNKTIKRP; this is translated from the coding sequence GTGAAGAAAAAAATAATTTTCATACTATGGTTTGTATTTGCGGTGCTGCTAATAGGTTTCCTATTCGTAGGTAGGAGTGCACGTCAAAATGCGGCCGGAGAAGAAGTGAAAATTAATATAGAAGGAAATAATTCGCTTATATTTTTAGATGAAAAAAATATCGCACGCATTTTAAAGCAATATGGTATAGTTAAAGGTGTAGAAACTAAAAAGATTGATTTGGCACACGTGGAGCATATGCTAGAAAAAAATCCTTGGATTCGTCATGCTAAAATTTATTTTGACAATGATAATAATCCTTGTGTTTCTATAGAGGAGAGTGAGCCAATTGCAAGAGTATTTGCGTTAGATGGGAATTCTTTTTACATAGATTCTGCTTGTAGAAAATTACCATTGAGAGAAAATGTGGTAACTAGAGTTCCTGTAGTTACATCATTTACTTCCTCTAATAGTAAGCTGTCAGTTCCTGATAGTTTGCTATTAAGGTCAGTTAGAAATGTTTCTAATTTTATCGTAAAAGATACTTTTTGGAATGCATTTGTTGGTCAGGTAAATATTACGCCTGATAAAAATTTTGAAGTTGTTCCAATCGTTGGAGATGCAATTGTCAAAATTGGCAATTCAGATAGTCTTGTTGCAAAATTTAATAGACTATACAGTTTTTATAAAGGTTCACTTTTGAAAACTGGATTTGGAAAATATGAAACTATAGATGTAAGATATAATAATCAAGTGGTAGCGACTTTGAAGGGAGGTGCAAAGGCGCAAGCAAAAGATACCACTACCTTAAAAGCCATTGCGGCGATTAGAGGTCTACCTCAAAACACTGTAGCGGAAGAAAGTAATAAAACTATAAAACGTCCATAA
- the rplK gene encoding 50S ribosomal protein L11: protein MAKEISGFVKLQVKGGAANPAPPVGPALGSKGVNIMEFCKQFNARTQDKPGKVLPVLITVYSDKSFDFVIKTAPASIQLLEAAKIKKGSKESNREKVGKVTWDQVKAIAEDKMPDLNCFTVESAMKMVAGTARSMGLTVEGAAPWDN from the coding sequence ATGGCAAAGGAAATCTCAGGATTCGTGAAATTGCAGGTTAAAGGTGGAGCAGCCAATCCAGCACCTCCAGTAGGTCCTGCATTGGGTTCCAAAGGTGTCAACATCATGGAATTTTGTAAACAATTCAATGCAAGGACACAAGACAAACCTGGAAAAGTATTACCAGTATTGATTACTGTATACTCTGACAAGTCTTTTGACTTCGTTATCAAAACAGCTCCTGCTTCTATCCAACTTTTGGAAGCTGCTAAAATCAAAAAAGGTTCTAAGGAAAGTAATCGTGAAAAAGTAGGTAAAGTTACTTGGGATCAAGTAAAGGCTATCGCTGAAGACAAAATGCCTGACTTGAACTGCTTTACGGTTGAAAGTGCAATGAAAATGGTTGCTGGTACTGCACGCAGTATGGGTCTTACCGTTGAAGGTGCAGCACCATGGGACAATTAA
- a CDS encoding sigma-70 family RNA polymerase sigma factor translates to MQKRFRMLMYNNYSVVQDNELLCLCQSGNESAFSEMYNRYKRSLISFANAHLENIAIAEDIVHDVFLSLYSRRINLKIEISVYAYLLKSIKYKIINLRRKQIVQQKYAKNIFICDKCENDFAKEDELKITTSRLKIAINKMPLKCKEAFILSREVGLSQKEIAQKMSISCSTVEKHIVKALKIVRQELMN, encoded by the coding sequence ATGCAAAAACGTTTTCGCATGCTTATGTATAATAATTATTCTGTTGTTCAAGATAATGAATTGCTTTGTTTATGCCAATCTGGGAATGAATCTGCTTTTTCCGAAATGTATAATAGATATAAACGAAGTTTAATTTCATTTGCCAATGCGCATTTAGAAAATATTGCAATAGCTGAAGATATAGTCCATGATGTTTTTTTAAGTTTATATTCAAGAAGAATAAATTTAAAAATTGAAATTTCTGTTTACGCCTATTTATTAAAATCAATTAAATACAAGATTATAAATTTAAGGAGAAAGCAAATCGTACAACAAAAATATGCGAAAAATATTTTTATTTGTGATAAATGCGAAAACGATTTTGCGAAAGAGGACGAATTAAAAATAACAACAAGTCGACTCAAAATAGCCATAAATAAAATGCCTTTAAAATGTAAAGAAGCATTTATTCTCAGTAGAGAAGTGGGTTTAAGCCAAAAGGAAATTGCCCAAAAAATGTCTATTTCTTGTAGTACGGTAGAAAAACATATCGTTAAAGCACTAAAAATAGTAAGGCAGGAATTGATGAATTAA
- the ftsA gene encoding cell division protein FtsA, translated as MNQNLSSLSNEKGKTSDNPEAPIIVGLDIGTTKIAAIAGRKNEYGKLEILGFGQAPSHGVQHGQVLNIDQTIRAIEVAMDNCIKSNPDLQISEVYVGIAGHHIKSLQTRGDLVRQNSINEIQGSEIEQLIENQRKTFIPAGDEIIDVIPQDFHVDNFQNIKDPIGYNGVKVGANFHIITGDRNAIRNINRAVERSGLKTKDLVLQPLASAAAVMSELDMEAGVAILDIGGGTSDLAVFYEGILKHTAVIPFGGENITNDIKTGLGVLKQQAEAMKKQFGCAIANEAKSNAYITIPGLRGMQPKQISVKNLANIIQARMQEILEFVNYHLKQQGLDPKILNGGIVLTGGGSQLNHLLQLTEYITGLNARIGYSNEHLAANHVDTLKNPMYATCLGLILKGYDDYEKQRKSFNNTYVHVAVPSIFEKTGMENVAKEEEVSVDTPVKPKEAKKRNKSIWDNFKKSLLDLFEEEADQEMK; from the coding sequence ATGAATCAAAATTTATCATCTTTATCAAATGAAAAAGGTAAAACTTCTGATAATCCAGAAGCGCCTATTATTGTTGGTTTGGATATTGGTACAACTAAAATTGCTGCCATTGCTGGAAGAAAAAATGAATATGGAAAACTAGAAATTCTTGGGTTCGGACAAGCTCCGAGTCACGGTGTACAACATGGTCAAGTTTTAAATATTGACCAAACTATTAGGGCGATCGAAGTAGCAATGGATAATTGTATCAAAAGCAATCCCGACCTTCAGATCAGTGAAGTGTATGTCGGTATCGCTGGACATCACATTAAAAGTTTGCAAACTAGAGGAGATTTAGTTCGCCAAAATTCTATTAACGAAATTCAAGGTTCAGAAATTGAGCAATTGATCGAGAATCAAAGAAAAACATTTATTCCAGCAGGGGATGAAATTATCGATGTAATTCCACAAGATTTTCATGTAGATAATTTCCAAAATATTAAAGATCCAATTGGATACAATGGAGTAAAAGTAGGTGCGAATTTCCATATCATCACTGGTGACCGTAATGCCATCAGAAATATCAATAGAGCAGTAGAAAGAAGTGGTCTGAAAACCAAAGATTTGGTATTGCAACCTTTAGCATCTGCCGCTGCTGTTATGAGCGAATTGGATATGGAAGCAGGTGTAGCGATTTTGGATATAGGTGGAGGTACGTCAGACTTAGCTGTATTTTACGAAGGTATTTTGAAACATACAGCGGTGATTCCTTTTGGTGGTGAGAATATTACCAATGATATTAAAACGGGATTGGGTGTATTGAAACAACAAGCGGAAGCGATGAAAAAACAATTTGGATGCGCTATCGCAAATGAAGCAAAATCCAATGCGTATATTACTATTCCTGGTTTGCGTGGTATGCAACCAAAACAAATCAGTGTAAAAAATCTTGCAAATATCATCCAAGCGAGAATGCAAGAAATTTTGGAATTTGTTAATTATCATTTAAAACAACAAGGATTAGACCCTAAGATTTTAAATGGTGGTATCGTATTGACAGGTGGCGGTTCTCAATTGAATCACTTGTTACAATTGACAGAATATATCACTGGATTAAACGCAAGAATCGGATATTCCAATGAGCATCTTGCTGCTAATCATGTAGATACATTGAAAAATCCAATGTATGCAACTTGTTTGGGTTTGATTTTAAAGGGGTATGATGATTACGAAAAGCAACGTAAAAGTTTCAACAACACATATGTTCATGTCGCAGTTCCTTCTATTTTTGAAAAAACAGGCATGGAAAATGTAGCGAAAGAGGAAGAAGTTTCAGTAGACACTCCAGTAAAACCAAAGGAAGCGAAGAAAAGAAATAAATCCATTTGGGATAACTTCAAAAAATCTTTGTTGGATTTATTCGAAGAGGAAGCAGACCAAGAAATGAAATAA
- the murG gene encoding undecaprenyldiphospho-muramoylpentapeptide beta-N-acetylglucosaminyltransferase, which produces MKKIIIAGGGTGGHIFPALAIANEFKRRDPSVEILFVGANGKMEMEKIPQAGYKIIGIDIAGFNRSSLLKNLTLPFKLVNSFMQVKKIFKSFQPDIAIGVGGYSTFPVLKYAQKLGIPTFIHESNSFAGKSNMMLGKDATKIFVAWENMDRFFPKEKIIVSGNPVRKNIVSSNITKEEALRSFGLEESKRTILVVGGSLGARSINNAMETHMLDINTLNIQLIWQTGKVNSERYISKGRAFSNNVWVGEFIQDMDKAYAAADIVISRAGAMSVSELCVAGKPVVFVPYPFAAEDHQSVNAEYLVKKDAAILVKDEDAQMHLFSTATDLLFDDSKRAAFAQNISKLAVTNASEVIVDDILKIKA; this is translated from the coding sequence ATGAAAAAAATAATTATAGCTGGCGGTGGTACTGGCGGACATATATTCCCTGCGTTGGCAATTGCCAATGAATTCAAAAGGAGAGATCCTTCTGTGGAGATTTTGTTTGTTGGTGCGAATGGAAAAATGGAGATGGAGAAAATACCACAAGCGGGCTATAAAATTATAGGTATTGATATTGCAGGTTTCAATAGATCTTCTTTGTTGAAAAATCTGACTTTGCCATTCAAATTAGTAAATAGTTTTATGCAGGTGAAAAAGATTTTTAAATCTTTTCAACCTGATATTGCGATAGGCGTGGGTGGTTACTCAACATTTCCGGTATTGAAATATGCGCAAAAATTGGGTATTCCCACTTTTATACACGAGTCCAATTCTTTTGCAGGTAAAAGTAATATGATGTTGGGTAAAGATGCTACTAAGATATTTGTAGCTTGGGAAAATATGGATCGCTTTTTCCCTAAAGAAAAAATTATTGTTTCTGGAAATCCAGTGCGTAAAAATATAGTTTCTTCTAATATTACTAAAGAAGAAGCACTGAGATCTTTTGGCTTGGAAGAGAGTAAAAGAACGATATTAGTTGTCGGTGGTAGCTTGGGTGCACGTAGCATCAATAATGCTATGGAAACACATATGTTAGATATTAATACACTTAATATTCAATTGATTTGGCAAACTGGTAAAGTGAATTCCGAACGTTATATTTCTAAAGGAAGAGCATTTAGTAATAATGTGTGGGTAGGAGAGTTTATTCAAGATATGGATAAGGCTTATGCGGCGGCGGATATTGTTATCTCTAGAGCTGGAGCCATGTCCGTATCCGAATTATGTGTTGCAGGAAAGCCAGTTGTATTTGTACCCTATCCATTTGCTGCGGAAGATCATCAATCGGTAAATGCCGAATATTTAGTAAAAAAAGATGCCGCTATATTGGTGAAAGACGAAGATGCACAGATGCACTTATTCTCTACAGCAACAGATTTATTGTTTGATGATTCCAAACGTGCAGCGTTTGCTCAGAATATTTCCAAACTTGCTGTAACGAATGCAAGTGAAGTAATTGTAGATGATATTTTAAAAATAAAAGCATAG
- the rplL gene encoding 50S ribosomal protein L7/L12 has protein sequence MADIKAFAEQLVNLTVKEVNELAQVLKDEYGIEPAAAAVAVAAGPAAGGAAAAEEKTSFDVILTSAGAAKLGVVKVVKELTGLGLKEAKDLVDGAPKAVKEGVDKATADDLAAKLKEAGAEVEIK, from the coding sequence ATGGCAGATATTAAAGCATTTGCAGAACAATTAGTTAACTTGACTGTAAAAGAAGTTAACGAATTAGCACAAGTATTGAAAGACGAATATGGTATCGAACCAGCTGCTGCTGCTGTTGCAGTTGCTGCAGGTCCTGCTGCTGGTGGCGCTGCTGCTGCAGAAGAAAAAACTTCTTTCGACGTAATCTTAACTAGCGCTGGTGCAGCTAAATTAGGTGTTGTTAAAGTTGTTAAAGAATTGACTGGATTAGGTCTTAAAGAAGCTAAAGATTTAGTTGACGGAGCTCCTAAAGCAGTTAAAGAAGGTGTAGATAAAGCTACAGCTGATGACTTAGCAGCTAAATTGAAAGAAGCTGGTGCTGAAGTTGAAATTAAATAA
- the murC gene encoding UDP-N-acetylmuramate--L-alanine ligase, whose protein sequence is MTENMQQLLFERSQLTNIRVYFIGIGGIGMSALARFFHQNGAIVSGYDRHRSELCQKLETEGIKIHYEDSLELLDKKADIVIYTPAIPKEMHELNFYKDNGYKLMKRSEILQWITEGTFNVCIGGTHGKSTITSLVSHILRDSQFGCNAFLGAISVNYGTNFWKDEHAVSVVEADEYDRSFLRLSPNVAVITAMDADHLDIYGTLENVQQAFIDFSKRIRPEGCLIVKKGLAKEQELVADNKFTYSFNDVSADYRAENLRVENGSYIYDVVTPTGTIKDITLHLGGIHNIENSLAAIAVSQFVKIEESLIRNAIASFRGVKRRFEYLIKDNKHVLIDDYAHHPEELRALLEGVKTLYKQKIVAVFQPHLYTRTRDLADGFAKSLDIADEVILLPIYPARELPIEGVDSQLILDKMTIQNKRVLSKDEVIATIQSENPPLLVMCGAGDIDELIPIVKKELENNI, encoded by the coding sequence ATGACAGAAAATATGCAACAATTATTGTTTGAAAGAAGTCAATTAACCAATATTCGCGTTTATTTTATTGGTATTGGTGGCATTGGTATGAGTGCACTTGCTCGTTTTTTTCATCAAAATGGGGCGATTGTTTCAGGTTATGATAGACATAGATCTGAATTGTGTCAAAAGTTAGAAACTGAGGGTATAAAAATTCATTATGAGGATAGCTTAGAATTGCTCGATAAAAAAGCGGATATAGTTATCTATACTCCTGCTATTCCAAAAGAAATGCATGAGTTGAACTTCTATAAAGACAATGGATATAAACTCATGAAAAGGAGTGAAATATTACAATGGATTACGGAAGGAACTTTCAATGTATGCATCGGAGGTACGCATGGAAAGTCTACGATTACTTCTTTAGTTTCTCATATTTTACGTGATTCTCAGTTTGGTTGTAATGCTTTTTTAGGAGCTATTTCGGTAAACTATGGGACTAATTTTTGGAAAGATGAACATGCGGTGAGTGTCGTTGAAGCGGATGAATATGATCGTTCGTTTTTGCGTTTATCTCCCAATGTAGCTGTAATAACGGCTATGGATGCGGATCATTTAGATATCTATGGAACTCTAGAAAATGTGCAACAAGCATTTATAGATTTTTCAAAAAGAATACGTCCAGAAGGCTGTTTGATTGTTAAGAAAGGATTAGCAAAAGAACAAGAGTTGGTTGCGGATAATAAGTTTACTTATAGTTTTAATGATGTATCTGCCGACTATAGAGCAGAAAATCTTCGTGTGGAAAATGGTAGTTATATCTATGATGTAGTTACGCCAACAGGTACGATTAAAGATATTACACTACATCTTGGAGGTATTCATAATATAGAAAATTCACTTGCGGCAATTGCTGTGAGTCAATTTGTAAAAATAGAGGAATCGCTTATTCGAAATGCCATCGCTTCTTTTAGAGGTGTAAAACGAAGATTTGAATATTTGATTAAGGATAATAAACATGTGTTAATTGATGATTATGCGCATCATCCAGAGGAATTAAGAGCATTGTTGGAAGGTGTAAAAACTTTGTACAAACAAAAAATTGTGGCGGTATTTCAACCGCATTTGTATACGCGAACTAGAGACTTGGCGGACGGTTTCGCGAAGAGTCTGGATATTGCGGATGAAGTGATTTTACTTCCAATTTATCCTGCACGTGAATTGCCAATTGAAGGGGTGGATAGTCAACTTATTTTGGATAAAATGACTATTCAAAATAAAAGGGTTTTAAGTAAGGATGAGGTAATTGCAACTATACAATCTGAAAATCCTCCATTGTTGGTAATGTGTGGTGCCGGGGATATCGATGAGTTAATTCCTATAGTCAAAAAAGAATTGGAAAATAATATTTAG
- the rplJ gene encoding 50S ribosomal protein L10, whose translation MTKEQKNEAIELLKEKFNQYNNFYVTNTDALTVEQVGKLRRACFSKNVEMKVAKNTLIKKALEAIDAEKYTGVYDSLNGVTALLFSENPKDPALIISSFRKDANSEKPELKAAYIDSDIFIGNDQLGTLKELKSKSDLIGEIIGLLQSPAKNVISGLKSGGSTIAGLIKTLSEREG comes from the coding sequence ATGACAAAAGAACAAAAAAACGAAGCCATTGAACTTTTGAAAGAAAAGTTCAATCAATATAACAACTTCTACGTGACAAATACAGATGCGTTGACTGTAGAACAAGTTGGTAAATTACGTCGTGCTTGTTTCAGCAAAAATGTTGAAATGAAAGTTGCGAAAAATACTTTGATCAAAAAAGCTTTGGAAGCTATCGATGCTGAAAAATATACAGGTGTATATGACAGTTTAAATGGTGTTACTGCTTTATTGTTCAGTGAAAATCCTAAAGATCCAGCTTTGATCATTAGCTCTTTCCGTAAAGATGCTAATTCTGAAAAACCTGAATTGAAAGCTGCTTATATCGATTCTGATATCTTCATTGGTAACGACCAATTGGGTACTTTGAAAGAATTGAAAAGCAAAAGCGACCTTATCGGAGAAATCATTGGTTTGTTACAATCTCCAGCAAAAAATGTTATCAGCGGCTTAAAGAGCGGTGGCAGCACTATTGCAGGATTGATCAAAACTTTGTCAGAAAGAGAAGGTTAA
- a CDS encoding LacI family DNA-binding transcriptional regulator encodes MVNQHSIKKIASQLNVSISTISAVLNGKTKERRISPILAKKVEDYLKEIKFTPNKIAQNLRKGKSNILGVILENIADPFFAVIARSLEIKANKFGYKILFSSSENNPEIASALLQTYKQYNVDAYIIAPPLGIEDQLNTLINEGKIIIVYDRGLANVPAHNVLVNNFDGVVNATSYLIEKGRKEIALITLNSNQSQMQDRLNGYKKAIKTHQLKSYILKLPYEKNVEVIKPRMLDFLKKYPNIDAILFTTNYLTSNGLHVLKLMNKAIPEDIAVIGYDDNHNFKLYTPSITAVQQPIEEVTDKIIEIIETRTKNKEIDKDFYFATKLIERDSTK; translated from the coding sequence ATGGTAAATCAACATTCTATCAAAAAAATAGCTTCTCAACTTAATGTTTCCATCAGTACCATATCTGCAGTACTCAATGGAAAAACGAAAGAAAGAAGAATAAGCCCCATATTAGCTAAAAAAGTAGAAGATTATTTAAAAGAAATAAAATTTACACCGAATAAGATCGCGCAGAATCTCAGAAAAGGAAAATCCAATATTTTAGGTGTAATTTTAGAAAATATAGCCGACCCTTTTTTCGCAGTAATTGCTCGAAGTCTAGAAATTAAAGCAAATAAATTTGGTTATAAAATACTCTTTTCTAGTTCTGAAAATAACCCAGAAATCGCTTCTGCTCTTTTACAAACCTATAAACAATATAATGTAGACGCATATATTATAGCTCCACCATTAGGCATAGAGGATCAATTAAACACTTTAATTAATGAAGGTAAAATTATCATTGTTTATGATCGTGGACTGGCGAATGTCCCTGCACACAACGTTCTTGTAAATAATTTCGATGGCGTAGTTAATGCAACGAGTTATTTAATAGAAAAAGGAAGAAAAGAAATCGCCTTAATAACATTAAACTCTAATCAGTCACAAATGCAAGACCGTCTTAATGGATATAAAAAGGCGATAAAAACACATCAACTAAAATCTTATATATTAAAACTACCCTATGAAAAAAATGTAGAAGTAATCAAGCCGAGAATGCTTGATTTTCTGAAAAAATATCCCAATATTGACGCCATTTTATTCACTACAAATTATCTCACATCAAATGGCTTACATGTTTTAAAGCTCATGAATAAAGCAATTCCTGAAGATATTGCAGTAATAGGTTATGATGACAATCATAATTTCAAACTATATACGCCTAGTATTACAGCAGTGCAACAACCAATAGAAGAAGTGACGGATAAAATAATTGAAATCATCGAGACTAGAACGAAAAATAAGGAAATCGATAAAGACTTTTATTTTGCGACAAAACTAATCGAACGTGATTCTACAAAATAA
- the rplA gene encoding 50S ribosomal protein L1, giving the protein MASLTKKRKVANTKVDINKAYTLQEATSLVKEVNTTKFDSSVDLHVRLGVDPRKADQQVRGTVTLPNGTGKTKKVLVLCTPDKEEAATAAGADFVGLDEFVQKIEGGWTDVDVIIATPSVMPKIGRLGKVLGPRNLMPNPKTGTVTNDVAAAVNEVKGGKIAFKVDKAGIVHASIGRVSFTPEKLAQNGQELINALLKLKPTTIKGTYLKGVSLAATMGPGIAIDTKSVQN; this is encoded by the coding sequence ATGGCAAGCTTAACAAAGAAAAGAAAAGTTGCGAACACTAAAGTTGATATAAACAAAGCATATACTTTACAAGAAGCAACTTCATTAGTAAAAGAAGTTAACACAACTAAATTTGATAGTTCTGTTGACTTACACGTACGTCTTGGCGTTGATCCAAGAAAAGCAGACCAACAAGTGCGTGGTACTGTAACATTACCAAACGGTACAGGTAAAACTAAAAAAGTTTTGGTTTTATGTACTCCAGATAAAGAAGAAGCGGCAACTGCTGCAGGTGCTGATTTCGTAGGTTTGGATGAATTTGTTCAAAAAATTGAAGGTGGATGGACTGATGTAGATGTAATTATCGCTACTCCTTCTGTAATGCCTAAAATTGGTCGTTTGGGTAAAGTATTAGGTCCTCGTAACTTAATGCCAAATCCTAAAACTGGTACTGTAACCAACGATGTTGCAGCAGCAGTAAACGAAGTAAAAGGTGGTAAAATCGCATTTAAAGTAGATAAAGCTGGTATCGTACACGCATCTATCGGTCGTGTATCATTTACTCCTGAGAAATTAGCTCAGAATGGTCAAGAATTGATCAACGCTTTATTGAAATTGAAACCAACTACCATCAAAGGTACTTATTTGAAAGGCGTAAGCTTGGCTGCTACAATGGGGCCTGGTATTGCTATCGACACAAAATCTGTTCAAAATTAG